The Litoribrevibacter albus genome segment CAATCCAAGCGGCTCAAGATATGAAGTCACGTCGTTTAGGCACCTCTGCCTTCGTGCTTTATATTGGTTTGGATTGCTCACCTCAAGACATCGGTGTGAATGCAGCGTCGAGCTTTATTATCGACAGTTGTGACGAGGAAGTTGCGCACAAGAATATGCAGAGCATGACGCCTCCAATCCACACCATGTTGACCTGCTACAACTTTGAAGACCCAAGCTTTGCGCCCGAAGGCAAGACAACACTGTCTTTGCTTTGCTTGCAATACGGAGAACCGTGGGAGTCCATTCCTCCGGAAGACTATGCCAAGACCAAATACGAATTCGCAGATCATTTAATTGATCACGCAGAACGTGTGTTCCCTGGTATTCGCGACAACATTGAAGAACTCGAAGTGGGAACGCCTCTGACGATGATGCGTTATCTCAATACCCCAGGCGGCGCTATTTATGGCTTCCAGCAGAATACACAGGATGGGCAGCTATTCCGTGAACGTATGAATGCTATTGATGGCTTAATGCTAGCGGGTTGTTGGAATGGTATGGGTGGTTTCCAACCGACATACATGATCGGTGAGAGTACGGGTCGCGCGGCAGTTAAGAAAATTAAGAAAAAACAAGCTCAACAACAGGCATCAGAAGCCGTGTTGAACACAGAAGCGGAGGGCGCTTAATCATGTCGAACTCTTCACCAGAAATGAATGTATTACATGCGGTCGATGGTTATCAAAAGGCCTTAGACCATAAAGCAGAGTTGGAAAAAAACGGCACGGATTACACCGAGCAAAAAGGCAAAGTCGAGAATACGATTGCTAAGCTACATCCTAAGCGATTGACCTTGGAAGTGGCTGAGATTATCAAGGATACGCCAACGACCAAAACCTTCCGTTTGGTTTCCACCGGATTGGCGCTGCCTCCGTTTCAGGCGGGCCAATATATCAATCTCTTCGTCAATATTGATGGGGTGGAAACAGCGCGTCCCTATGCCATTTCGTCTGCGCCGCTTTCTTCGCAAAAAGGGGCCCGAGGTCATTATGACCTGACGGTTAAACGTGTGGAACATGGCTATGTAACTCACTTCCTTTTGGATCGCGTAAAGGTGGGTGATCAGTTTGAAAGTACCGGGCCAATGGGCACTTTCTATCACAACCCTGTTTTCCACGGGAATGATTTAGTATTTCTTGCTGGTGGCTCCGGTATTGCGCCTGCGCGTAGCATGATCAAAGACATTGCTGATCGTGGACTTACTTATAATTTCCACCTGATCTACGGGTCCAGTTATGTGGACGATGTGATCTTTGATGATGAACTGAAAGCCTTGGACGAGGCTTATGAGTTCCTAACGGTGACTAAGTTGATCTCACGTCCGCCGGAAGGCTATCAAGGTCGCACTGGCCACCTAAAAGCAGATGTCATTGAAGACTTGGTTGGCGATGTTCAGGGTAAAATGTTCTATGTATGTGGGCCGACCAGCTTTCATGAGTTCTGCGAAGCGCAGCTTGAGCAGCTGAATGTTAAAGCCCGTCGTGTACGTGTGGAATGTAATGGGCCGCCAAAGAACCCTGAAACGTTAGCAGGCTGGCCAGAAGGATTAGCCCCTGAGCACGAAGTAAATGTCACCATCAAAGGAAAAGGAACATTTAAAGCACGAGTGGATGAGCCTTTGCTGAACAGCATGGAACGGAATGGCTTTACTACCGAGAATGCGTGTCGCTCTGGTGAATGCAGTCTTTGCCGAGTGAAAGTTACTAAGGGGCAGGTGTTTAATCCGCCGGAAGCGCATTTGCGTTCGACGGATGCCCAATACGGTTGGTGTCATTCGTGTGTGGCGTTTCCTACCGAAGACATTGAGATCGTCGTTTAACCCAGTTGTTTCCTCGATTCTATTTATATAAAGCCAGCAACCATTGCTGGCTTTTCTTTAAAAACAGGCATTTCTCGCTGTCGGACAATGTCATTTCACTTTAGTCATCACTAATATACAATGCTGCCTCCTTGTATGTCGGTCTGGAGTAATTGAAATGATGAATGCACTTGTGATTGTAATCACTGTGTTCCTTGTATTTATGTTCACTCGACGGTTCCAGAATGCTAAAAAGCAGGCCGTTGTGAATAAGCAAAAAGGTCAGGAATACATCGACATGCATAAGAACGAGTCGGGTGTCGAAGTGACTGAGTCAGGAATGTTGTATCAAGTGCTTCGCGAAGGTACGGGGGATGTTCACCCAACAGTCACTGACAAAGTGACCGTTCATTATCACGGCACCTTGATTGATGGCACGGTTTTCGATAGCTCTGTCGATCGAGGTCAGACCATTGATTTCTATCTTAATCAGGTCATTCTGGGTTGGACGGAAGGGCTACAAAAAATGGTGGTGGGAGAAAAAGCTCGCTTGAGTATTCCTAGTCACTTGGCTTATGGGGATCGTCCGGTTGGGGCTATCCCGGGTGGCTCATTACTGATTTTCGATGTGGAATTGATTGCGATTAATTAACGCTTTTTAATCAGCACTGCTAGTAACCTAAGTTTTCAAAAAATCTCTCTTCAAAAAGGAAGGTAGTATCATTTACCTTCCTGCAATTGCTATTTCTAATCAATACAATTATTGAACGTCTTCAGACAGGATAAGTATTCAAAGATTACCAATGTTCGGGCTGGCTTTAAGCGTGGCTTTGGCTAGGAACTGTTTTAAGCTGGTGCCTTTGGGAACTTCAATATGACCTTCAATGATCAATGCCGCCATACCATGTACGATAGACCAGGCACCAATCGCTTGTGCTTGAACTATTGCATCATCGTTATAGACACGGGCAAAGGCTTGTTTCAACAGATCGTAAGGGCCTTCGGTGAAACCGTCCTGTTCTATTGAAATTGTGGGCTCTAACGGTTTACTCGGTGTTTCTTTTCGGTTTCTTCTTCCTTGAGAATCTACCTGCCCAAGCATGATTCGATACAACTGCGGGTTTTGCACGGCAAACTCTAAATACGACGTGCCATAGGCCAGAATCAATTCTTCCGGTTTGGTGAGCCCCTTACTGTCGTTTTCCATCGCTATGGCTAAGGATTTAAAACCATCTGTGGTGATTGCCTGAATTAATTCTTTTTTATTCTTGAAGTGAGAATAAGGTGCCATGTGGGAGACACCCACTTCGGCAGCAATCGAGCGTAAAGAAAGCGCATCGGCTCCGTCTCGTTGAAGAATGGTGTTGGCGGCTGTAATCAGTGAGGTTTTAAGGTCGCCATGATGATAGGTATTACCTTTCGATTTGACGGCGTTTGAATCCAAATCTGAGGCTTCTGAGTTATGGGGCATGCGTTCGTATACTTAGAGTCAGGAATAGTTGTTATTGAATGAATTATACAAAGAATGGCAGTACATCCCTAATTTACTGTTACTTTTTATTAGAGGGGCTACCTATAAACCATGAGGGATGAGCGGCTTTGGATTGAAATGTCCAGGCTATAAACCGGCTGATTTTATTCCCTTGGGCCATTTTTACTTCTTTGAAATAACCAACTTTATACTTCTTCAAGGTTCGATGAATGGCGGGTAAGTGTTCTTTCTTGGCAACCAGGGTAGTGAACCATAGACATTGGTTTTGAAATTGAACACTCTCTCTGATCATTTGCTTAATAAAGCCAACTTCACCACCTTCACACCATAGCTCATTGTGTTGACCACCGAAGTTCAAACGCTGTGATCCTTGTTTTGTTTTCTGTCGTGATGAGCCTTTGTTGAGGTTTCGTAATTTTCGATCAGAACCTTCAGAAGCTTCTTGCGCGGACGAATGAAAGGGAGGGTTACACAGCGTAAAGTGATATCGATCTCCCTCAGAAATGATGCCATCAAAAATATGTGACTTA includes the following:
- a CDS encoding FAD-binding oxidoreductase, which translates into the protein MSNSSPEMNVLHAVDGYQKALDHKAELEKNGTDYTEQKGKVENTIAKLHPKRLTLEVAEIIKDTPTTKTFRLVSTGLALPPFQAGQYINLFVNIDGVETARPYAISSAPLSSQKGARGHYDLTVKRVEHGYVTHFLLDRVKVGDQFESTGPMGTFYHNPVFHGNDLVFLAGGSGIAPARSMIKDIADRGLTYNFHLIYGSSYVDDVIFDDELKALDEAYEFLTVTKLISRPPEGYQGRTGHLKADVIEDLVGDVQGKMFYVCGPTSFHEFCEAQLEQLNVKARRVRVECNGPPKNPETLAGWPEGLAPEHEVNVTIKGKGTFKARVDEPLLNSMERNGFTTENACRSGECSLCRVKVTKGQVFNPPEAHLRSTDAQYGWCHSCVAFPTEDIEIVV
- a CDS encoding FKBP-type peptidyl-prolyl cis-trans isomerase; translated protein: MMNALVIVITVFLVFMFTRRFQNAKKQAVVNKQKGQEYIDMHKNESGVEVTESGMLYQVLREGTGDVHPTVTDKVTVHYHGTLIDGTVFDSSVDRGQTIDFYLNQVILGWTEGLQKMVVGEKARLSIPSHLAYGDRPVGAIPGGSLLIFDVELIAIN
- a CDS encoding TetR/AcrR family transcriptional regulator, which gives rise to MPHNSEASDLDSNAVKSKGNTYHHGDLKTSLITAANTILQRDGADALSLRSIAAEVGVSHMAPYSHFKNKKELIQAITTDGFKSLAIAMENDSKGLTKPEELILAYGTSYLEFAVQNPQLYRIMLGQVDSQGRRNRKETPSKPLEPTISIEQDGFTEGPYDLLKQAFARVYNDDAIVQAQAIGAWSIVHGMAALIIEGHIEVPKGTSLKQFLAKATLKASPNIGNL